Proteins from one Primulina huaijiensis isolate GDHJ02 chromosome 18, ASM1229523v2, whole genome shotgun sequence genomic window:
- the LOC140965134 gene encoding serine acetyltransferase 1, chloroplastic-like, with translation MSTNSLRYPFLLHQPLFKPPKLYAYTMSTCLRSSRTETSQTNPKIDDRDFSDYVKYCRPHFPDLVSCVPIPGKTSNILRTNTHTVLEETNVDPDEKIGDLWLRMKDEARSDVEQEPILSNWYFRSILSYGSMENALANHLSMKLCDSSLPSCTLYDLFLGVLVGDQEIMIAAHDDLKAVKQRDPACISYVHCFLNFKGFLACQAHRIAHNLWTEGRKILALVIQNRVSEVFAVDIHPGAKIGRGILLDHATGVVIGETAVIGNNVSILHNVTLGGTGKASGDRHPKIGDGVLIGAGTCVLGNVKIEDGAKIGAGSVVLKQVPARTTAVGNPARLIGGKENPIKLDKIPSLTMDHTSHISEWSDYVI, from the coding sequence ATGTCCACAAATTCTCTTCGGTACCCATTTTTGCTGCATCAGCCCTTATTCAAGCCTCCGAAGCTCTACGCTTACACCATGTCCACTTGTCTACGCTCCTCCAGAACAGAAACTTCCCAGACCAATCCAAAGATTGATGATCGTGATTTCAGTGATTATGTAAAATACTGCAGACCCCATTTCCCCGATCTTGTTTCTTGCGTACCCATTCCGGGGAAAACGTCGAATATCCTCCGCACGAACACACACACTGTTTTGGAAGAGACGAACGTGGACCCTGATGAAAAGATTGGTGATTTATGGCTACGGATGAAGGACGAAGCTAGGTCAGATGTTGAACAGGAGCCCATTCTGTCAAATTGGTATTTCCGTTCAATTTTGTCTTATGGATCCATGGAGAATGCCCTAGCGAATCATCTTTCTATGAAATTGTGTGATTCTAGTTTGCCTAGCTGTACCCTTTATGATCTTTTCCTGGGGGTTCTCGTGGGGGATCAAGAAATCATGATAGCAGCTCATGATGATTTGAAGGCAGTTAAGCAAAGGGACCCAGCTTGTATCAGCTACGTTCACTGCTTCTTGAATTTCAAAGGATTCTTGGCATGCCAGGCTCATAGGATAGCTCATAATTTATGGACTGAAGGGAGGAAAATCTTGGCCCTGGTGATACAAAATAGAGTGTCCGAAGTTTTTGCGGTAGATATTCATCCAGGAGCCAAGATTGGTAGGGGAATTTTGCTCGATCATGCGACAGGAGTTGTGATTGGAGAAACCGCAGTAATTGGGAATAATGTATCAATCTTACATAATGTGACTTTAGGTGGCACTGGGAAGGCCTCTGGTGATCGGCACCCGAAGATCGGCGATGGTGTCTTAATTGGTGCAGGAACTTGTGTTTTGGGAAATGTTAAAATTGAAGACGGGGCTAAGATTGGTGCAGGATCTGTGGTGTTAAAGCAAGTGCCTGCTAGAACGACTGCTGTAGGAAACCCTGCTAGATTGATTGGAGGGAAGGAGAATCCAATTAAGCTAGATAAAATACCTAGCTTGACAATGGACCACACATCACATATATCTGAGTGGTCTGATTATGTTATTTAG